Proteins encoded together in one Ipomoea triloba cultivar NCNSP0323 chromosome 4, ASM357664v1 window:
- the LOC116014917 gene encoding ABC transporter G family member 25-like — translation MPPPNDPYPSHDSPFTSVSSFPITLKFTDVSYRIKVERHGAKGGRLRRMFWSGSGPTSSSSDLENQTTPHDERTILSGITGMVHPGEILAVLGPSGSGKSTLLNALAGRLQLQGFTGTVLANNRKLSKPVLKRTGFVSQDDVLYPHLTVRETLIFCALLRLPGSLPKRDKIATAESVIAELGLEKCENTIIGNAFVRGVSGGERKRVSIAHEMLINPSLLILDEPTSGLDSTAAFRLVSTLRSLAQKGKTVLTSVHQPSSRVYQMFSSVLVLSEGRSLYFGKGNEAMSYFESVGFSPSFPMNPADFLLDLANGVCQHDGVVSEKDRPSVKQKLVSSYNSILAPKVKAACMEGTPTLASSHNVSSSSCPKTNANNKQRSFIFSSTWLNQFYVLLHRGLKERRHDTFNALRVFQVVAAALLAGAMWWHSDYTDVQDRLGLLFFISIFWGVFPSFNAAFAFPQERAVFVKERASGMYTLSSYFVARVVGDLPMELILPTLFITILYWMAGLKPEILAFVFTLLVVLGYVVVSQGLGLFLGAVIMDAKQASTVATVTMLAFVLTGGFYVHRVPPCLAWIKYISTTFYCYRLLIDVQYGEGRGISSLLGCERRSTAGCKFVRDDIQGQIHPATSVAVLVLMFLGYRLVAYLALRRIKA, via the exons ATGCCACCCCCAAATGACCCATATCCCTCCCATGACTCCCCTTTTACGTCTGTTTCATCTTTTCCTATCACTCTTAAG TTTACGGACGTGAGCTATAGGATAAAAGTTGAACGCCACGGGGCAAAGGGAGGGAGGCTAAGAAGGATGTTTTGGAGTGGGAGTGGGCCCACATCCTCTTCTTCTGATCTTGAAAATCAAACGACGCCGCATGATGAACGGACCATCTTGAGCGGGATAACCGGGATGGTTCACCCGGGAGAGATCTTAGCCGTTCTCGGCCCCTCGGGGAGCGGAAAATCGACGCTCCTAAATGCTCTTGCAGGGAGGCTCCAACTCCAAGGTTTCACCGGAACAGTGCTCGCCAATAACCGGAAACTCAGCAAACCGGTTCTCAAGCGAACCGGGTTCGTTTCCCAGGACGACGTCCTCTACCCGCACCTCACGGTCCGCGAAACCCTCATCTTCTGCGCCCTCCTCCGGCTCCCCGGTTCGCTCCCCAAGAGAGACAAAATCGCGACGGCCGAGTCGGTGATCGCCGAGCTGGGGCTGGAGAAATGCGAGAACACGATCATCGGCAACGCCTTCGTCCGGGGAGTCTCCGGCGGGGAGCGAAAGCGGGTGAGCATAGCGCACGAGATGCTGATAAACCCGAGCCTGCTAATCCTGGACGAGCCGACGTCCGGTCTGGACTCGACCGCCGCCTTCCGGCTGGTTTCCACGCTGAGGTCGCTGGCTCAGAAGGGCAAAACCGTTCTCACGTCGGTTCACCAGCCGTCGAGCCGGGTTTATCAGATGTTCAGCTCGGTTCTGGTTTTGTCGGAAGGCCGGAGTTTGTATTTCGGGAAAGGGAATGAAGCCATGTCGTATTTCGAGTCGGTTGGGTTTTCTCCGTCTTTTCCAATGAACCCGGCCGATTTCCTCCTTGATCTCGCTAATG GGGTGTGCCAGCATGATGGTGTAGTAAGTGAGAAAGATAGGCCAAGTGTGAAGCAAAAACTAGTGTCCTCTTACAACTCCATATTGGCCCCAAAGGTAAAAGCTGCATGCATGGAAGGCACACCAACTTTAGCGTCCTCCCATAAtgtttcatcatcatcatgtcCTAAAACTAACGCTAACAACAAACAAAGGAGCTTCATATTTTCTTCCACATGGCTCAACCAGTTCTATGTTCTCCTCCACCGAGGCCTCAAAGAGCGCCGCCACGACACCTTCAACGCCCTCCGGGTCTTCCAAGTCGTGGCGGCCGCCCTCCTGGCCGGCGCCATGTGGTGGCACTCCGATTACACCGACGTCCAAGACCGCCTCGGCCTGCTCTTCTTCATCTCCATCTTCTGGGGCGTCTTCCCGTCGTTCAACGCCGCCTTCGCCTTCCCTCAGGAGCGCGCCGTCTTCGTCAAGGAGAGGGCTTCCGGCATGTACACGCTCTCCTCCTATTTCGTGGCCAGGGTCGTGGGAGATCTCCCCATGGAGTTAATCCTCCCCACCTTGTTCATCACCATATTGTACTGGATGGCCGGGCTGAAGCCTGAGATCTTGGCGTTTGTGTTTACGTTGTTGGTCGTGCTGGGATACGTGGTGGTGTCGCAGGGCCTGGGGCTCTTCCTGGGCGCGGTTATTATGGACGCTAAACAGGCCTCCACTGTCGCCACTGTTACCATGCTGGCGTTTGTCCTCACCGGCGGATTCTACGTGCACAGAGTGCCGCCGTGCCTGGCGTGGATCAAGTACATCTCCACCACGTTTTACTGCTACCGCCTCCTGATCGACGTCCAGTACGGGGAAGGCCGAGGGATTTCGTCGCTTCTGGGTTGCGAACGCCGTAGCACCGCCGGTTGTAAGTTCGTCCGGGATGACATTCAGGGCCAAATTCATCCCGCCACTAGCGTCGCCGTCTTGGTCCTTATGTTCTTGGGGTACAGGTTGGTCGCTTATCTTGCTCTGAGGCGGATTAAAGCCTGA